One Solanum lycopersicum chromosome 2, SLM_r2.1 genomic region harbors:
- the LOC101265981 gene encoding glucan endo-1,3-beta-D-glucosidase-like produces MKKIKRQVKSIIEKPFNNPTKPYITHSQPTSSSSQSFAMASSSQPFIFPGTQSTVLPDPSPFFAPHLLTHPLPTNSFFQNFLLKNGDQPEFIHPYIIKSSLSSLTLCYPSQFHNPAFIYQIFIADLTISALNNPNPNAPHVISSFDDLSVTLDLPSSKLRFFLVKGSPFITCSVIENVAISISTIHAILECSPNGNRTKYTIKLNNGQTWVLYASSPIDLSNDVSSITSGVFSGIIRIACLPSSDQTSEAVLDRFSSCYPTSGNAVFKQPFCLEYKWEKKGWGDLLMLAHPLHLQLLSAEDSSVTVLEGFKYNSIDGELVGVVGDSWILKSDPVSVTWHSTKGVKEEAFLEIIDALNKDVASLDSKGISTTSSYFYGKLIARAARLALIAEEVCHLDVIPAICKFLKDTVEPWLEGTFQANGFFYESKWGGIVTKQGALDSGADFGFGVYNDHHFHIGHFLYAIAVLAKIEPIWGRKYKPQAYALMADFMNLSRRSNSKYARLRCFDLWKLHSWAGGLTEFADGRNQESTSEAVNAYYSAALMGLAYGDTHLVAIGSTLSALEIHSAQTWWHVKEGSTLYGEEFTKNNRVVGVLWSNKRDSGLWFAPPEWKECRLGIQVLPILPITELLFSDVQFVKQLVEWTLPALAREGVGEGWKGFVYTLEAIYDKVGALNKTRSLTGFDDGNSLSNLLWWIHSRDNEVAEGDRGSKFCWFRHYSH; encoded by the coding sequence ATGAAGAAAATCAAAAGGCAAGTTAAATCCATCATTGAAAAACCTTTTAATAATCCTACCAAACCCTATATAACCCATTCACAGCCAACTTCATCTTCCTCACAATCCTTTGCCATGGCGTCATCTTCACAGCCTTTCATCTTCCCAGGTACCCAATCCACTGTTCTACCTGACCCGTCTCCTTTTTTTGCTCCTCATCTCCTCACACACCCTTTGCCCACTAattctttctttcaaaatttccTACTCAAGAACGGTGATCAACCTGAATTTATACACCCATATATCATTAAATCGTCCCTTTCATCTCTTACTCTTTGTTACCCATCTCAGTTCCACAATCCGGCTTTCATTTACCAGATTTTTATTGCTGATCTGACCATCAGCGCGTTGAATAATCCCAATCCAAATGCACCCCATGTAATTTCATCCTTTGATGATCTTAGTGTCACATTAGACCTTCCCTCTAGCAAACTTAGGTTCTTTCTTGTTAAAGGTTCTCCCTTTATTACGTGTAGTGTTATTGAAAATGTAGCCATATCGATTTCGACAATTCACGCCATTCTTGAATGTTCACCCAATGGTAATCGTACTAAATATACCATCAAGCTAAATAATGGGCAAACTTGGGTTTTGTATGCTTCATCCCCAATTGATTTGAGCAATGATGTATCGTCTATCACGTCTGGTGTGTTTTCAGGTATTATTAGGATTGCTTGTTTGCCAAGTTCTGATCAAACTAGTGAAGCAGTTCTTGATCGTTTCAGTTCTTGTTATCCTACAAGTGGTAATGCTGTTTTCAAGCAGCCATTTTGCTTGGAGTACAAGTGGGAAAAGAAGGGATGGGGTGACTTGCTTATGCTGGCTCATCCCCTCCATCTTCAGCTCCTTTCTGCTGAAGATAGCTCTGTAACTGTCTTGGAGGGATTTAAGTACAATAGTATTGATGGTGAGCTTGTGGGTGTCGTTGGAGACTCATGGATATTGAAGAGTGACCCTGTTTCTGTAACATGGCATTCCACTAAAGGTGTTAAGGAGGAGGCATTTCTAGAGATAATTGACGCATTGAATAAGGATGTTGCTTCCTTGGATTCGAAGGGAATATCTACAACATCATCTTATTTTTATGGAAAATTGATTGCAAGAGCAGCAAGGCTGGCATTGATAGCTGAAGAGGTTTGTCACCTTGATGTTATCCCTGCAATCTGCAAATTCTTGAAGGATACAGTTGAACCATGGTTGGAGGGGACTTTCCAAGCAAATGGTTTCTTTTATGAATCAAAATGGGGTGGAATTGTGACTAAGCAAGGGGCGTTGGATTCGGGAGCTGACTTTGGTTTTGGGGTCTATAATGATCACCATTTTCATATTGGTCATTTCCTTTATGCGATTGCAGTGCTAGCCAAGATAGAGCCCATCTGGGGGAGGAAGTATAAGCCACAAGCTTATGCACTTATGGCAGATTTTATGAATTTGAGCAGGCGATCAAATTCAAAGTATGCCCGCCTGAGGTGTTTTGACTTGTGGAAGTTGCATTCTTGGGCTGGGGGATTGACAGAGTTTGCAGATGGACGAAACCAAGAGAGCACAAGTGAAGCAGTTAATGCATACTATTCAGCAGCTTTGATGGGTTTGGCCTATGGGGATACCCATCTTGTTGCCATTGGATCGACCCTTTCAGCTTTAGAGATTCATTCTGCACAGACTTGGTGGCATGTGAAAGAGGGAAGCACTTTATATGGGGAAGAATTCACAAAAAACAACAGGGTGGTGGGTGTTTTATGGTCTAACAAAAGGGATAGCGGCCTTTGGTTTGCTCCACCTGAATGGAAAGAGTGTAGACTTGGAATTCAGGTCTTACCAATATTGCCCATTACTGAACTTCTGTTTTCAGACGTGCAGTTTGTGAAGCAGTTGGTCGAATGGACACTGCCAGCTCTGGCAAGGGAAGGGGTTGGAGAAGGATGGAAAGGGTTTGTGTATACTTTGGAAGCAATATATGATAAAGTGGGTGCTTTGAACAAAACTAGGAGCTTAACTGGGTTTGATGATGGAAATTCTCTTTCAAATCTTCTATGGTGGATTCATTCTAGAGATAATGAAGTGGCAGAAGGTGATAGAGGAAGCAAGTTCTGCTGGTTCCGACACTACTCTCATTGA
- the LOC101265693 gene encoding glucan endo-1,3-beta-D-glucosidase translates to MGAGPPKPLYSEYSILNSMKMVPLLLFYAFSVFVQGYNAELTLHQSTQFLFPQGKSLVLPEPSDYFSSHLVSTPLPTNSFFQNFVLKNGDQPEYIQPYLIRSANSSISISYPSQNITSDFIEQIFRPDLTISASNNPKPNHRHVISSYSDLSVTLDLPSSNLRFFLVRGSPYLTFAVNGRNTSISISTVDPIRKLSCDSSFTKYTIRLRNRQSWILYASAPIHLTNNVSTIKSGGFSGVIRIALLADSDSQFEKILDTYSSAYPVSGSAILGSFALKYKWDVKGAGKLLMLAHPLHCRLLSKADASVTVLEDVKYSSMDGELVGVIGDTWDLKTESIPVSWHSIKGLNKKSIPEIIRALGNDVKTLNASNISATSSYFYGKLVARAARLALIAEEVSYPKVTPVVVQFLKDMIEPWLNGTFGANGFFYDNKWGGLVTEHGLNDTTGDFGFGIYNDHHFHLGYYIYGISVLTRFDPAWGKQYRSRAYSLVEDYTNLGPKKNQHYTRLRCFDLWKLHSWAAGLTEFPFGRNQESTSEAINAYYSAALMGSAYGDADLVSLGSTLTAFEIQSAQTWWHVKRDNKIYAPRFVKKNKVVGILWSRKRDSILWFAPAERKDIRLGIQVLPILPITEVVFSDVDYVKELVKWAFTSVPKNRTEEGWKGFVYALEAIYKQKQALKEVRDLSSHDDGNSLSNLLWWIHSRK, encoded by the coding sequence ATGGGAGCTGGTCCTCCAAAACCTCTGTACAGTGAGTATTCAATCCTCAACAGCATGAAAATGGTGCCACTTTTACTGTTTTATGCATTTTCTGTTTTTGTACAGGGTTATAATGCTGAATTAACCTTGCACCAAAGCACTCAGTTTCTCTTCCCTCAAGGAAAATCTTTAGTCTTGCCTGAACCATCAGATTACTTTTCTAGTCATCTTGTATCTACCCCTTTGCCcactaattcattttttcaaaattttgtactCAAGAATGGTGATCAGCCTGAGTATATCCAACCTTATCTTATTCGCTCTGCTAACTCATCCATTTCTATTTCTTATCCATCTCAGAACATTACCTCTGATTTCATTGAACAGATTTTTCGACCCGATTTAACTATATCTGCTTCCAACAATCCTAAGCCAAATCATCGCCATGTAATCTCATCATACAGTGATCTTAGTGTTACTTTGGACTTGCCATCGAGTAACCTTAGATTCTTTCTTGTAAGAGGTAGTCCTTATTTGACTTTTGCTGTCAATGGGAGGAACACTTCAATTTCAATCTCAACGGTGGATCCAATTCGCAAGCTCTCCTGTGATAGTTCTTTTACTAAGTACACTATCAGACTCCGGAATCGTCAATCGTGGATCCTATATGCGTCTGCACCGATTCATTTGACTAATAATGTATCCACCATTAAGTCTGGTGGGTTCTCAGGTGTTATTCGTATTGCTCTACTGGCTGATTCTGATTCCCAATTTGAGAAAATACTTGATACGTATAGCTCGGCTTATCCCGTGTCTGGAAGTGCCATTTTGGGGTCTTTTGCTCTCAAGTATAAGTGGGATGTGAAGGGTGCGGGGAAGTTGCTAATGCTTGCTCACCCCCTCCATTGTCGACTTCTTTCAAAAGCAGATGCTTCAGTAACTGTGCTGGAGGATGTCAAGTATAGTAGCATGGATGGTGAGCTTGTTGGTGTAATTGGAGATACATGGGATCTTAAAACAGAGTCAATCCCAGTATCATGGCATTCGATTAAAggtttgaataaaaaatcaatCCCTGAAATTATTCGTGCACTTGGTAACGATGTTAAGACTTTGAATGCATCAAACATATCTGCTACATCGTCTTACTTTTATGGGAAATTGGTTGCTAGAGCAGCAAGATTGGCACTGATTGCAGAAGAGGTTTCTTATCCCAAGGTAACACCGGTAGTTGTTCAATTCTTGAAGGATATGATAGAGCCTTGGTTAAACGGAACATTTGGTGCCAATGGCTTCTTCTATGACAATAAATGGGGTGGACTTGTGACTGAACATGGGTTAAATGACACAACAGGTGATTTTGGTTTTGGAATTTACAATGACCATCATTTTCATTTGGGATACTATATATATGGCATTTCAGTGCTTACAAGATTTGATCCTGCATGGGGAAAGCAGTACAGGAGTCGAGCGTATTCTTTAGTGGAAGATTACACGAACTTGGGACCGAAGAAGAACCAGCATTACACGCGTCTTAGGTGTTTTGACTTATGGAAACTACATTCTTGGGCTGCAGGGCTGACTGAGTTTCCATTTGGAAGAAATCAAGAGAGCACAAGTGAAGCAATTAATGCATATTATTCAGCAGCATTGATGGGATCCGCATATGGAGATGCAGATCTTGTTTCGCTTGGCTCCACTCTAACAGCCTTTGAAATCCAGTCAGCACAGACTTGGTGGCATGTAAAAAGAGATAACAAAATATATGCACCAagatttgtgaagaagaataaGGTTGTTGGTATATTATGGTCTAGAAAAAGAGACAGCATTCTCTGGTTTGCTCCAGCTGAGAGGAAAGACATTAGGCTTGGAATTCAAGTTCTACCAATATTGCCAATCACTGAGGTTGTGTTTTCtgatgttgattatgtgaaggAGCTCGTAAAATGGGCATTCACTAGCGTACCCAAAAACAGAACTGAGGAAGGATGGAAAGGATTTGTTTATGCCTTGGAAGCAATTTATAAGCAGAAGCAAGCTCTAAAAGAAGTGAGGGACCTTAGCAGTCATGATGATGGAAATTCACTCTCAAATCTTTTGTGGTGGATTCATAGCAGAAAATGA